DNA from Corynebacterium aurimucosum ATCC 700975:
CCGACGAGGCCATGGTCGGCCACGGCGACGACTCCGCGGACATCCTCCAGATTCATGCACACCTCGCATGGCTTATGTAACTTTCGGACATTTTACACATAATCCGCGCTAGGCCATGCTTGGTGCATGACCAGAACGCGGCGCGCCACCATTGCCATGCTCTTCGTGGGCCTGGCAATTTTTTCTTGCCTCTACCCCACCCAAGCCATGCTGCCTACCCTGGTGGAGGACATGGGCATGTCCCCCACGGAAGCCGCCATGACCATTTCCGCGGCCACGGGTGCCCTGGCTATTTGCGTCATCCCCGTGTCCATCATCTCCGAGCGCATCGGCCGCGGAAAACTGCTGCTCGTGTCCACCATCGCGGCCACGCTCATCGGCATGCTCGTTCCGCTGGCCCCCAATCCAGAGATCCTCATCGCCACCCGCGCGCTCCAGGGGGCCGTCATCGCCGGCGCGCCCGCTACCGCCATGGCCTGGATCTCAGAGGAACTGGAAAGCTCTTACGTCGCCCGCGCCATGGGCTTGTATATCGCCGGCACCACCATCGGTGGGCTCACCGGCCGCCTCATCCCCACCGGGCTGCTCGAGCTCACATCCTGGCGCTGGGCTCTAGCGGGCTCCAGCCTGGTCACGCTCATCCTCGCTATTATCGCCGCTATTTTGCTGCCCTACCAGCAGAATTTCACGCCCAAGGAAATCCACTTTCGATCAGAGCTGCGCGCGATTTTTCGCCATGCCCGGGATATCCGCCTTATCCCCTTGTTCATCGTGGCTTTCGTGGCGATGGGTACCTTCGTCTCCCTCTATAACTTCCTAGCTTTCAGGCTCATCGACCACTTCCATCTCTCGCCGGGCTTGGCCGGCTTGGTCTTCCTCTTCTACCTCACCGGAACGTGGTCCTCGGCGCGCGCTGGCCGGCTGGTTAGCCAAGTGGGCCACGCCAAC
Protein-coding regions in this window:
- a CDS encoding MFS transporter, yielding MTRTRRATIAMLFVGLAIFSCLYPTQAMLPTLVEDMGMSPTEAAMTISAATGALAICVIPVSIISERIGRGKLLLVSTIAATLIGMLVPLAPNPEILIATRALQGAVIAGAPATAMAWISEELESSYVARAMGLYIAGTTIGGLTGRLIPTGLLELTSWRWALAGSSLVTLILAIIAAILLPYQQNFTPKEIHFRSELRAIFRHARDIRLIPLFIVAFVAMGTFVSLYNFLAFRLIDHFHLSPGLAGLVFLFYLTGTWSSARAGRLVSQVGHANTLLLSCLLFAVGIALCMGSLIPTLLGIVLFTIGFFAAHSTASGWVGHIATHDRAEASSLYVFFYYLGSSILGALAGVLFDSLSWTGFIAVYAALAAGIALLSWMVRKTG